The region CAAGAGGACTCCGGACAGGCGGAACTCCTCGCCTCCGGCGTGATGGGACGCGCCACCCGGCTGATGGCCGCGGTCTGGATGTGCCTGGTCTTCGCGATCCTCCTCGGACTGATCACCGGTCTGGTCACGGTGCTGTTCGGCGGCGGCTGGAACGCGACGATGCTGTTGGCCGCGACGATGGCTGCGACCGCGTGGATGTTCACCGGAGTCGCCGCAGTCACCGCGCAACTCGGCGCCGACGCCCGCACCGCCAACTCGCTCGCCGTCGCCACCCTCGGCGTCCTGTTCATCGGCCGTGGCGTCAGTTACGCGCTCGAAGCGCCGGACTGGGTCATCTGGATCAACCCGCTCGGCTGGATGACCGAAACCAAACCCGCCGTCGACAACAACTGGTGGCCACTGCTGCTCGCCGTCGCCCTCACCGGCGTGCTGCTTGCCGTCGCCTTCCTCCTGCAGTCCCGCCGCGAGTTCGGTGCCGGGGCGATCGCACCCCGGCCCGGGCCACCCCGCGGAACGGCCCGCTCGACGTGGCGGCTCGCCGTCCGCATCAACCGCGGCCCGTTCATCTCCTGGACGATCGCCTTCATCGCCATCGGACTCGTGTTCGGCTACCTGGCCACCTCCGTCTCCGACATCTTCGCCAGCAACGAAGCACTCGCGGGCGCACTCGCCGCCGGCGCCGTCACGAGTGAAGACCTCGTCAACGCGTTCCTGGTCACCATCCTCAGCCTCGTCGGCATCCTCGCCTCCATCTCCGGCGTGCAGACCATCCTCAAAGTCCGCTCAGAAGAAGTCGAAGACCGCCTCGAACCCGTCATCGCCACCGCGACCGCACGACCCCGCTACTACGCCAGCAACGTCCTCATCGCCCTCGCAGCCCCCGCCCTCTACGTCCTCATCGCAGGGACCCTGATCGCCACGCTCGCGTCCGCGGCAGACATCGGCGTCGAATTCGGCGACGCCCTGATGCAGGCCGTCGTCACCATCCCCGCAGTCTGGACCGTCGTCGCCCTCGCCGTCGCCGTCGTCGGCGCCCGCCCCCAGGTCTCCCTCGCCGCGTGGCTCGGCGTGCTCGCCTCGTTTGCGCTCACCATCCTCGGCCCCACCTTCAACCTGTGGGACTGGGTCCTCGCCATCAGCCCGTTCTGGCACGTCCCCAACGTCACCGACCCCAACGCCGACTGGTGGGGACTCATCTGGATCAGCCTCGTCACCCTCGTCTTCCTCGCGATCGGGTTCGCCGGCTTCCGACGCCGTGACCTTGCCCGCCAATAGACACACGCACGCTCACCAATCCACACCGGACAACGCCAGCTAAGGGATCGGGCGCGTTCTGCGCACGGTCGATCAGAGATCAGCGCTTGGTGTTGCCTCCGAACGAGATCTCATTGCCATCAGGGTCGGTGTAGACGACTTTCCGCATGGCGCCTTCGTACTGCTCGACACGCGTCGGGTCGATGCCTCGGCCGGTGATCGCGTCGACTCGCTCGTCGAGGTCGTCGACCATCACCATGCTGAGCGAGCCGCCGGCTCTATCGGGGAGCACTTCGAAGTACACAAAGCAGTGCTCACCGACCTCCCACACGGCCTCGCGGTCGTTCGGATAGAAGCTCGGCTCGCTTCCGAGCAGCTGTCGATACCACTGCAACGCGGGCTGATAATCGGCGACCGGGAACCCGGCGAACAGATCCACCATCCCGCGATGGTACGCCCGGGGCACGCACGGGCCCAGCGCTCGCCCACCGCCCGAATGGGGATCGGGCAGGAGGAATGGTCCGGAGATGGGAGCGGCGCCGACGCGGGTGTGGACCTGGGGAGGCTGCGGGTCAGTTTCCTGCAGCGCGGCGCTGAGCAACCACTCCTGCAGCGATCCGTCCGATGAGCTCGTACGGAATCGGCTCGCGGTGCGGGAACACCACGGAGTCCTTCTCTCTGCGAAACGGGGCGACCTCTGGCTCAAGCACGGCCGGAAGCGTGGGAACGGGGTAGAGGCCGATGTGCTTCTTCCACGCGGCGAAGTGCAGCGCGTATCGCCCGCCGAGCATGATGGCCGGCATCCCGTACCGGATCTTCTCCTCTGGATCGGGAACTTCTGCCGCGATCGTCTCGCGGATCCGTTGGAGGCGTTTGGCAACCTCGGGATCGGCACATGCTGCGATGTAGGCGTCGATCGACTCTGGGGCCACCATGCGCGTCACCCTATCGCCGAAACAGACCCGCCGCCGGATCCTCTGGTGGGGTGGGCTATATTAGACACATGTCAAATACGTCGACGGGTGTGCGTCGTTCTCCGGAGCAGCGCCGTGCACAGATCGTCGACGTCGCGGCCGCGCACTTTTCTCGTGACGGGGTTGCAGGGGCGTCGATGAGCGCGATCGCCACAGAGGCGGGGATCACCAGGGCACTGGTGTATCACTACTTCCCCGGCAAGGAGCGCCTGCTGGAAGCGGTGCTGGAGCGTGAGGCGAACCGGGTATTGGTGGCGACCGCTCCGGATGCGGCACTGTCGCAGCGCTCGAACGTCGACCGGGCGCTGACCGCGTTCTTCGAACACTTCGCAGCGAGCTCGGGAGCGGTGCGGGAGCTGTACGCGCCGACCACGCCGGCGGGCACCTCCACCGCGGCGCGACTCGCGGCCACCAACCACCAGGTGCAGGCGCAGCGCCTCCTCGCCGCAACCGGCACGGCAGACACCGAGCAATCGCGGCTTGCGATGGGCGCATGGCTCGCGTTCGTGGAGTACATCGCCCGGCACGCCGCCGAGGCCCCCGCAACGCCCGCGCAAGGCCACATCGAGTTGTGTGTGGCCGCGCTGGAGAGCATCCTCGGTCGCCCACTGCTGACCACCTGAGCGGCGAGCCACCCGCTCGCCGTTCATCCATCCCACGAAGGAGAAGTCTGTGAAGATCGTCGTTCTGGGAGCTACCGGCAATGTCGGCTCCCGTTTCATCACCCAGGCCGTCCATGCCGGCCACCAGGTCGTGGCATTCGCGCGCACCCCGGAAGCAGTCGCGGTGCAGCCCGGCGTCACGACCGCGAAGGGTGCAGCAGAGGACACGGCGGCGCTCACCACTGCAGCGCAGGACGCGGACGCGCTGCTGGTGTCGATCACCGGCTCCCTGAGAGACCGGGACTTCATGCAGCGCACCCTGCCGAAGATCATCGACGCCGCGAAGACCGCCGGTGTCGCCCGCGTCGTGCTCGTCTCGGCCTTCGGCGCCGGCGACACCGCGCAGAAGGCATCCGGATCCGCACGACTGATCTACCGCACCGCGCTGCGCGGATTCCTCGCCGACAAAGCCGCCGCCGACCAGCTCCTGCAGGCCTCGGGTCTGGACTGGACGATCGTCTACCCGGTCAACCTCAAAGACGCACCCGCCCTCCCCGAGACCGCAATACAGCCGCTGACCGGTGTCGGCAGCGTCCCAGGCCTGCCGACTCTTCCGTTCGACAACGTCGCCACCGCGCTGGTCGGCATCATCACAGACCCGGCCACCACGCGCCAGCGACTGCTCATCACCACACCCAAGGGCTGGAAACCCTTGCGCTGAGGAGACGGCACGCGCTAGGGCGACCATCGCGCGCCCCTCATGTGGCTCTCCGATCCGACCCAGGCAACACGAGCGTATCGATCGGCTCCCGCCGAGCCGGCGAGTCGGGCCTGTCCGGCTCATCGCCGCAACGGGCAGTGCGGGTGAACGGATCGGCGCTGTGCGATCCGGTGTCGGTAGGGTTGCCGGATGCCTGAACTGCATCATTCTCGGCTGCGCGAGATCGACGCTGAAACGCTGTATCGCATGATGTGGCTTCGAGTCACCGTGTTCGTCGTCGAGCAGGCTGCCGCCTACGCCGAACTCGACGGCCGCGATCTCGAGAAGGAGACCGAGCACTTCTGGGTGTCCGATGACGAGGCGAGCGAGGTGCTCGCTACGCTTCGGCTACTGGACGACGGCGATGCCGCGCGTATCGGACGTGTCGCGACCGCGCCGTCGGCACGCGGCGCCGGGCTGGCAGCCGAGCTCATGCGCCGCGCGATCGCCAGGTCGACGGAGAAGTGGCCGGGCAGGCCGATCCACCTCGACGCACAGATGCACCTCGCCTCCTGGTACGGGCGGTTCGGATTTGAGGTCTCGGGTCCGCAGTTCGAAGAGGATGAGATTCCGCACGTCCCGATGGCCCGCGCGCCTGGTCCCGTGTGAGGTCTGACCGGCAGGCTCGAGCCGAACTAACTCCGGCTCCCTCACCACGCACGGCACGCAACGCCCTCACACCGCGCACCGCCCGATTGGGGATCCAGTCTGGCGAATGGATACACGGTTCTCTTAATTCAGAGAGGCGTGTACCGTTGCTCCCGTGACTGCGACGCTGACGCACGCCCACGCGCTGGCCAGGTTCGGGTATGCGGTGTCCGATCCGACCAGGGTCGGCATCCTGCTCGCTCTTCGTGATGCGCCGGCGTATCCATCTGACCTCGCCGACACGCTGGGCGTGTCCCGTCAGGTGATGTCGAACCAGCTCGCGTGTTTGCGTGGTTGCGGGCTCGTCGAAGCGACCCCGGACGGGCGCAGGTCGTCGTACCGTCTCGCTGACCCGCACCTGGTGGCCGCGTTGAACGAGCTGCTGCAGGTCGTTCTGCTCGTCGACCCGACCTGCTGCGACAGCGACACCTGCAGGTGCGCATGACCACCGAGGCCCTGAGCATCAAACGCGCGGCGACGCTGCGGCGCCGCATCCGCTGGATCGTCACCGGGACGATCGCCTACAACGTCATCGAGGCGATCGTCGCGATCACCGCCGGCACGATCGCATCGTCCGGAGCGCTCGTCGCGTTCGGTCTGGACTCCACCATCGAGGTGCTCTCCGCAGCTGCGGTCGCGTGGCAGTTCTCCCGCCGCGACCCCGAACGGTGGGAGCGGCCCACGCTCCGCGTCATCGCCGTCGCGTTCTTCGCCCTCGCCGCGTACGTCACCGCATCGTCAGCCATCACGCTCCTCACTCAGGTCGAGGTGGAACACAGCCCACTCGGGATCGCGATCACCGCGCTGAGCGTGCTCGTCATGCCGTTCCTGTCCTACGCGGAACGACGCGCCGGGCGTGAGCTCGGCTCCGTGACCGCCGTCGCGGACTCCAAACAGACATTGATCTGCACCTACCTCTCTGCCGCGGTCCTCGGAGGGCTCGTCCTGAACAGCCTGTTCGGCTGGTGGTGGGCAGACAGCGTCGCCGGCTTCGTGATCGCCGCATTCGCCATCCGTGAAGGCATCGAGGCCTGGCGCGGCGACGCCTGCGCCACCTCAATCGGGATGCTCATCGAAGACGACACCAACGACGCGGGCGAGCACCAGCACCACTGAGCGGCACCGCCGCCCAACTCCCGGGGGGATCCTGGCCCGGTCTACTCGTGCGATGGGGGCGGCGTCCCGAGGTCGCGCACGAGGTATGCCCAGGGGAACCAGCGCCACGCGAGCATCCAGCCCTCCTCCTCATCGCGCCGCGACAGCCCGCGCCAGATGAGCCGCTTGTGCTCCCACTGGGTGTCGGTACGCACCATGCGGTGACGGAACATGCCCCCGTCGACGGTGCGCCAGCCGGCGCGCCCGGCCAGCTCCAGCTCCAGCATCTCGTCGAACGCGGTGACGGGACCCAGCCAGCGATACTCCGATGGCACAGCCTCGCCGGTGGTGTCGGGATCGGCCGCGTCCGACCTGCTGGCATCACCGAATCGCTGCTGCGCCGCCTGGCGGGTCATCCCGAGTTCGGCGCCGATCGCCGCCCAGCTCACGCCGCCGGCGCGCGCCGACTCCACGGCCTGCCGCAAGATTCCCCGCACCTCGAGTTCGGCCTCCGCGCTGGTACGAATGAGGGCGAGGTGGTCCTCGGCGCGGACGTCACCGTCGATGCCCGCAGCATCCAGGATCGCGACGCGTACGACGTCGCCGACGCCCGAGAGCCCGTCTTCAGGACCTTCCGGGGCCGTCGCGCCCGTCATTCCGCGTCCCGCTCGTCAGCGCCGTCTCGGCTCGGGAGCCACATTCCTCCGAGCGTCGATTGGTCTCGTGGGTTCCGTGCGAGCCATCCGAGCCGGGCCGCGAGGGTCACCGTGCCCGCGACGCAGAACACCACCCCGATGCCGATGAGCATCCCGCCGCCGAACCCATCGAGAAAGGCACCGGCGAGCGTGCATGCGATACCGAGGAAGAGGACGACGTACCCTGGCGCCAGACGGGCGCCGCGAGGGCTCTGAGTGCCGGAAGACATGCGTCAACCCTAGGTTGACATGCCCGTATGCGTCAAGCGTTCCTTGACACGCGGGGGCACGTCCGTTCAGCCGTGCGTCAGGCGGTCTCGGGCAGACTCGACGCATGCGCGTACTGCTCGTGGACGACGAGAAGCGACTTGCCGACGGCATCCGCCGTGGCCTCGAAGCCGAGCGGATGACCGTCGACGTCGCGCACAACGGCGTCGACGGACTCTGGCGCGCTCGTTCGCAGGACTATGACGCCATCATCCTCGACGTCATGATGCCCGGGATGAGCGGATACCGCGCCTGCGCGGCCCTCCGGGCGGAGGGCAACTGGACGCCCGTGCTGTTCCTCACCGCGAAGGACGGCGAATGGGACGAGGTCGAGGGCCTCGACACGGGCGGCGATGACTGGCTGATCAAGCCCTTCTCGTATCCGGTTCTCGTCGCGCGCCTTCGCGCACTGGTGCGTCGCGGCGCACGGGAGCGGCCCGCGGTTCTCGAGGCGGGGGATCTGCGGCTGGATCCCGCCGCCCGCACCCTTCATCGCGGCGACGTGCCGATCGAACTGACAGCGCGCGAGATGTCGGTGCTCGACTTCCTCATGCGCCGACGCGGTGAAGTCGTGACCAAGCTCGAGGTGCTCGACAACGTCTGGGACGAGCACTACGACGGCGATCCGAATATCGTCGAGGTCTACATCGGTCGCCTGCGACGCAAGGTCGATCGCCCGTTCGACACGGACGCGATCGAGACGGTTCGCGGATTCGGCTACCGATTGGCGGCGAACGGTGGCTGACCGCGCGGCGGCGCCGCGCCGCAACCCGCTCTCGATCCGCGCGCGGATCGTCATCGTCGCCATCCTCGTCGTCGGTGCTGCTCTCGCCGTCGGCGCGGTCGGCATCGTGCGGGTGCTCGACACCGCGCTGGTCGCGCAGGCGACGCAGAGCCTGGAAGCCGAGCTCGAGACGATCGCCGACGGATTGGAGAGCGGCAGCATCGACGCGGCATCCCTCGAGGAGCGCGACGACGACATCCTGATCGCCTGGCACACGGCATCCGGCACCGCTGTCAACGACGACGATGCCGGCGAACTCACCGTTCCCCGCAATGAGGGCGAAGCCGAGCAGATCACGGTCGACGACGAGCGCTACCTCGTCATGGCGGAGGACGTCGACGGCGGGATGCTCGTGGTCGGGCGATCGATCGACGAACTCGGCGCCGCGACATCGACGACCGCGGTCATCCTCGCGATAGCGGTGCCGGTGGCACTGCTGCTCATCGGAACGATCATGTGGGTCGTCGTCACACGTGCGCTCTCCCCGGTCACGCGGATCCGCACGCAGGTCGATGCCATCGATGCGACGGCGCTCGACCGGCGCGTGCCGACCACGGGATCGGGCGACGAGATCGACCGCCTCGCCGGCACGATGAACCGCATGCTCGACCGCGTCGAGGACGGATATCGCGCCCGCCAGCGCTTCGTCGGGGATGCCTCGCACGAACTGCGCTCGCCGCTGGCGACGATGCGGCAATTCGCGGAACTCGCCCGCAC is a window of Microbacterium terrae DNA encoding:
- a CDS encoding ABC transporter permease — its product is MAATAVADTPPLLRANVRYDGRMLAPWALLTTLLSASSMLYPVIFPTDEDRAAFATAVGANPAMAIIFGPAFDLSTADGFNAWRALALGGLIAALGVIFAVTRATRAQEDSGQAELLASGVMGRATRLMAAVWMCLVFAILLGLITGLVTVLFGGGWNATMLLAATMAATAWMFTGVAAVTAQLGADARTANSLAVATLGVLFIGRGVSYALEAPDWVIWINPLGWMTETKPAVDNNWWPLLLAVALTGVLLAVAFLLQSRREFGAGAIAPRPGPPRGTARSTWRLAVRINRGPFISWTIAFIAIGLVFGYLATSVSDIFASNEALAGALAAGAVTSEDLVNAFLVTILSLVGILASISGVQTILKVRSEEVEDRLEPVIATATARPRYYASNVLIALAAPALYVLIAGTLIATLASAADIGVEFGDALMQAVVTIPAVWTVVALAVAVVGARPQVSLAAWLGVLASFALTILGPTFNLWDWVLAISPFWHVPNVTDPNADWWGLIWISLVTLVFLAIGFAGFRRRDLARQ
- a CDS encoding VOC family protein gives rise to the protein MVDLFAGFPVADYQPALQWYRQLLGSEPSFYPNDREAVWEVGEHCFVYFEVLPDRAGGSLSMVMVDDLDERVDAITGRGIDPTRVEQYEGAMRKVVYTDPDGNEISFGGNTKR
- a CDS encoding iron chaperone, yielding MVAPESIDAYIAACADPEVAKRLQRIRETIAAEVPDPEEKIRYGMPAIMLGGRYALHFAAWKKHIGLYPVPTLPAVLEPEVAPFRREKDSVVFPHREPIPYELIGRIAAGVVAQRRAAGN
- a CDS encoding TetR/AcrR family transcriptional regulator; translation: MSAIATEAGITRALVYHYFPGKERLLEAVLEREANRVLVATAPDAALSQRSNVDRALTAFFEHFAASSGAVRELYAPTTPAGTSTAARLAATNHQVQAQRLLAATGTADTEQSRLAMGAWLAFVEYIARHAAEAPATPAQGHIELCVAALESILGRPLLTT
- a CDS encoding NAD(P)-dependent oxidoreductase gives rise to the protein MKIVVLGATGNVGSRFITQAVHAGHQVVAFARTPEAVAVQPGVTTAKGAAEDTAALTTAAQDADALLVSITGSLRDRDFMQRTLPKIIDAAKTAGVARVVLVSAFGAGDTAQKASGSARLIYRTALRGFLADKAAADQLLQASGLDWTIVYPVNLKDAPALPETAIQPLTGVGSVPGLPTLPFDNVATALVGIITDPATTRQRLLITTPKGWKPLR
- a CDS encoding GNAT family N-acetyltransferase, whose protein sequence is MPELHHSRLREIDAETLYRMMWLRVTVFVVEQAAAYAELDGRDLEKETEHFWVSDDEASEVLATLRLLDDGDAARIGRVATAPSARGAGLAAELMRRAIARSTEKWPGRPIHLDAQMHLASWYGRFGFEVSGPQFEEDEIPHVPMARAPGPV
- a CDS encoding ArsR/SmtB family transcription factor, producing the protein MTATLTHAHALARFGYAVSDPTRVGILLALRDAPAYPSDLADTLGVSRQVMSNQLACLRGCGLVEATPDGRRSSYRLADPHLVAALNELLQVVLLVDPTCCDSDTCRCA
- a CDS encoding cation diffusion facilitator family transporter, which produces MTTEALSIKRAATLRRRIRWIVTGTIAYNVIEAIVAITAGTIASSGALVAFGLDSTIEVLSAAAVAWQFSRRDPERWERPTLRVIAVAFFALAAYVTASSAITLLTQVEVEHSPLGIAITALSVLVMPFLSYAERRAGRELGSVTAVADSKQTLICTYLSAAVLGGLVLNSLFGWWWADSVAGFVIAAFAIREGIEAWRGDACATSIGMLIEDDTNDAGEHQHH
- a CDS encoding response regulator transcription factor → MRVLLVDDEKRLADGIRRGLEAERMTVDVAHNGVDGLWRARSQDYDAIILDVMMPGMSGYRACAALRAEGNWTPVLFLTAKDGEWDEVEGLDTGGDDWLIKPFSYPVLVARLRALVRRGARERPAVLEAGDLRLDPAARTLHRGDVPIELTAREMSVLDFLMRRRGEVVTKLEVLDNVWDEHYDGDPNIVEVYIGRLRRKVDRPFDTDAIETVRGFGYRLAANGG
- a CDS encoding sensor histidine kinase yields the protein MADRAAAPRRNPLSIRARIVIVAILVVGAALAVGAVGIVRVLDTALVAQATQSLEAELETIADGLESGSIDAASLEERDDDILIAWHTASGTAVNDDDAGELTVPRNEGEAEQITVDDERYLVMAEDVDGGMLVVGRSIDELGAATSTTAVILAIAVPVALLLIGTIMWVVVTRALSPVTRIRTQVDAIDATALDRRVPTTGSGDEIDRLAGTMNRMLDRVEDGYRARQRFVGDASHELRSPLATMRQFAELARTHPDITQPAELVDVVIEEGGRMQGIVEGLLLLARLDEHAGVGFDPVDLDDLALTEAQRVRALATCDVDAREVRPVQVTGNQRLLGQALRNVVDNAVRHARGAISLSTSITPGGTAVIRVDDDGIGIPASERERVFERFVRLDEARSRDAGGTGLGLAIVREIARAHGGTVRVEASPLGGAAFILELPARLDAES